In Marinobacter sp. es.048, the following proteins share a genomic window:
- a CDS encoding MFS transporter, translating into MTESSRTPPSPELRHRIMAGFIGNVVEWYDFAVYGYLAGVIAPVFFSSANPTAALIGTYGIFAAGFLMRPLGAAVFGWFGDRYGRARTMQISVMLMALPTLLLGMLPSYELAGLLAPVLLVLIRLLQGLSVGGEFSSSATYLVETAPDGKRGLTGSWANIGSMTGSLLGVAAAALVTNMLDEQALSDWGWRLPFLGGAILGVAAIAIRRNLHNSERFSQHHENREETSPLLQAFTTNRRETLLALAFASSYGTCYYIVFVYLPEWLSAQELLSRGTALLINTGMMLLVIPAMPLFATVGDRWLRRRSWIAISLFLLTLVAWPLYAWMLSSGGSLYVVVLAHALVFLLLAIPLGSAPALFVEMFPESDRLSGYSVAFNLGLGVFGGLTPMVATFLIATTGVVTAPAMYLSATAFLAVLALIAMPDRSREPLR; encoded by the coding sequence ATGACCGAAAGTTCGCGAACGCCTCCCTCTCCAGAACTTCGACACCGCATCATGGCGGGGTTTATCGGTAATGTCGTGGAGTGGTACGACTTTGCCGTTTATGGCTATCTGGCCGGAGTTATTGCTCCGGTTTTTTTCTCGTCTGCTAACCCGACTGCGGCACTGATAGGCACCTACGGTATTTTTGCTGCCGGTTTCCTCATGCGGCCTCTGGGGGCGGCAGTTTTCGGTTGGTTCGGCGACCGGTACGGGCGTGCTCGTACCATGCAAATCTCTGTAATGCTGATGGCCTTGCCGACTCTGCTGCTCGGGATGCTTCCTTCCTATGAGCTAGCTGGCTTGCTGGCTCCTGTGTTGCTCGTTCTGATCCGATTGCTGCAAGGTCTTTCTGTTGGGGGCGAGTTCTCATCGTCGGCAACGTATCTGGTTGAGACTGCTCCCGATGGAAAGCGAGGTTTGACGGGCAGTTGGGCCAACATCGGCTCGATGACCGGGTCTTTGCTCGGGGTCGCTGCGGCGGCGCTGGTAACCAATATGCTGGATGAGCAGGCGCTGAGTGACTGGGGCTGGCGCCTGCCGTTTCTTGGAGGCGCCATCCTGGGTGTTGCCGCCATCGCGATTCGCCGAAACCTGCATAATTCCGAACGATTCAGCCAACACCATGAGAATCGCGAAGAGACATCGCCGCTGCTGCAGGCGTTCACGACCAATCGGCGGGAAACCCTCTTGGCGCTTGCCTTCGCTTCAAGTTATGGAACGTGCTACTACATCGTTTTTGTTTATCTGCCGGAATGGCTCTCAGCTCAGGAGCTTCTATCGCGAGGCACAGCTTTATTAATCAACACGGGCATGATGCTGCTTGTCATCCCGGCGATGCCATTGTTTGCCACCGTTGGTGATCGATGGCTCCGTCGAAGGAGCTGGATAGCAATCTCCCTGTTTTTGCTCACGCTTGTTGCCTGGCCGCTCTATGCCTGGATGCTCAGCTCCGGAGGTTCTCTCTATGTGGTGGTATTGGCACATGCTCTGGTGTTTTTGCTTCTGGCGATTCCGCTGGGCTCTGCCCCTGCACTTTTCGTCGAGATGTTTCCGGAGAGCGACCGATTATCGGGTTATTCCGTGGCCTTTAACCTTGGCCTTGGGGTATTCGGTGGACTCACACCGATGGTCGCCACGTTCCTTATCGCGACAACTGGCGTTGTGACTGCACCGGCCATGTATCTGTCAGCAACCGCCTTCCTTGCTGTGCTGGCGCTGATCGCCATGCCGGATCGAAGCCGAGAGCCGTTGCGGTGA